atgcTATTATCTAAATAAGAGTACCTTTTTGTTTAGTATTTAAATCTTGGTGGTGAATATGTGATCAATATTAGTTAGGAATTCATAAAGACATGATTAATTATCTAAATAAGAGTACCTTGTCTTAAAATTTTTAAACTTGCAGGTACATATACCTATAACTGTTATTATCTAAATAAGAGTACCGTTTTGTTTAATATTAACAATGCTTCAGGTTTTTAGAAAGCTTATGAAATAAATTTGTTCCTACTGCTGTCCTTtgggatttgggtttaacaccccacccATTAGGCCCCCCGCCCCACCTTGGGGGGCGAAATTACCAGAAAACCAGTTGATTAAAAacggtaaatgattacccgACTCTATAAcgggtaatcatttaccgatcGTGTTTAAAACATATAAACACGGGTCACCAATAGGAAGAGTGAGACGATTATGTAAGCCATAAACAACATCTGTGCCCCACATCCTATTATACATTACCACATTGGTCTCAAGTTCTTGTATCAATGTAGCCCTAACCCAAGGCCAACCGTCCTGACCGGCGGAATGCCCCATTAATGCAGCAATggatctatagccacagttaccatcatcctcaacatctgTAATTTTGCCAATATATGGATGGAGAAAGGCTGGAAAGTTACACATGAAatggcttgtatcagacttcttcacacgcttcttcctctttgctggttgtgaagacttcttttcctctttaatcttcttgtctgtaagttcaaacgctgaaggatcacgagtcaaggatcctattgctcgaCCCTTGGGTTGTTTGCTCTCTTTCAACTTAGGAGTGCGGTTGGACTTTATCCGAAGCTCAGGAGTACATAGTGTACTCCTTTCAGGACAATATatcgcttgaagcttcctccttaccatactctgccctccagtatccaaagaatggaaataacgtgtcagtgcctcaacttctgggtgCATCTCTCAATGGTTTAGTCCGCAAATATCTGAGTTGccagtatctgcaacaggtacatgctcccaacttaggctcttccagaatggatgaatggcctcgtacggaatcctctcataatctgcaagttcacagacatgttacattgaatcacaaatataaataattggaagtagttgagaggagagtggttgaccggtaacctgcaagttgacaaccgcaaggtagtccatgagtctctctcaataagCAATCGCATCTGCCGCCGCAGGCTCGCATTCTTGTCAGTTCAGCATCAATGAGTTTCAGGCATTTGATTGACACAAATCCCctaatatttgtgtagaaaggggtcttgaaaaggtgatcaattttattcatactgcgctcaaacgatgctactatctcagtgtggcgattggtggtcaaactatgcgacgcattccatgatgtggccaggtcacccttactgttccgcaacatcaacttcaagctggcatgtgcaccttcagccctgcaaaccaacaacgcacatgtaagaattaatattgtaataatctatgaaatgaaatacatataacaagtcataacataatttttgtacctgttacttgttgttgttccaaaatgcatcacatgatttgtccatgccttggcaaatttctgcttgtggaccaaccatgtagtagaacaataagtggcaaatttcaacttgtgtttatgcttgcacatgttaaacaattcaatccaatgagcttcaaattctggaactgttggagcatctaccaattcggcccacttgtccataacctcttgagcaaaatcatccgtgccaacatactctttgcactttgccaaaacacacttgttgatgtgccacaagcatagtaaatgggtggtggtgggaaggctttgtgaagcagcactcaataaagcAAGATCTCTATCCGTCACAATCACTCTAGGCAACCTGGATTGGTCGGAAatcagagacttcatacactccaatgcccaaatgtagtcctctgtggtctcactgccaatgtaacagaatgctattgagtatgttttatccgtggaggtcaggccaacaatctcgagcaagggtagtttgtatttgctggtcttgtatgtgcaatccatgatcactacatatgggaatgtgttgaaaagtttgacggcattcggatgagcccaaaatatatctctaatcacttccgatccgggttcatttcgttcgaagtgaacatacttctcaccgtccaacttcttcagcaagtattgtatctctgtcagtgacccacgaacggattgtctgaaccgcttgcaaacaccataaatttgttggatggtagtcaagtttgaaggatctttttccttcaaggacgccaacatctttctaggtggaacccaagtcttagcctgatttatcacgtcctccttcgcctcactattcagtctaccagcgtaattgtggccaactagtgactcagctgcgagatggatgtgtctaccgtccatcaccttcaaccaccaacctttatcatctttcgtacgtcgtccttttagcctaaaaggacaacctgtcttttgtgttgacgttccttcaacaagatccggttctctgtagggaatatacgcaccatgcttctcacaccccagaatgacatattcttttcttcccttcgcaccactatcagactttgttgtcaccaaaacaaaattatttgccatagaaatgtcgcgaacccatttcataagatcatctttcaaagggaaacgctgtttcaggataaacaaggcataaggcataaaacaaggcataaacaaagcaaacaaagcatgcaaaaatttgtgcaatgagtacctgatcagtatgatacaaatgagagacatctatagatataatcggaggttcagctagtgatggttgctcctctggattatcattttccaatccagcagcatgtatcaattgtgattcaccaaagaaaaaggactctgtcatccctggaacaaaaacggtaaatcaataaccgaccctataacggtaaatcaaattCCGGTATAATAACGGTAAATCATAATCCGATACATTAACGGCAATTCATTTACTGATTCGATTCACGATTCAGcagcctaaattaccaacttaactaactaaactaactacttaaactaacaactaactacttaaactaactataaataaagtaccaaagctaacaccacttaccagaagttaaaagctttcccttggtggtggtggtggtggaaatgtggagatggtggtggtggtgggaaggtgaaatgtgagggaggagtggagtaatggTAGAATAAGGTAGTTTTGGTGAGTTatggggggctggtggggggttgttggagggaggagtaatggtggaggggttggtggagggaggagtaatggtgaaaaggtgatcaaactgccagattaccaatcggtaaatgatataccgatatcaatataagaatcggttaatgattaaccgatattgttcttcgtgttctgggtaatgggataaaggtgttcatactgaggaacaataacggtaaatcatttaccgattgttattttgacatcggcaaatcatttaccgatgggtagttttggaataaaaaaaaaatgctggggcgcgtagcctaaagggtggggtgccaaacccaaatcccctgTCCTTTGAATAATACCTTTTGGGATAACTTTTCTTTCTAAATGTTGCTTTCTATGGCAATGCACGGCCTATATGTTAATGATTCTAAAAAGCATTACTTTTAGTGTTCTGTTTGTGAAGAAACTTGTGAATCAAACTAAATATAACCTTGTTTGATGAAGTGTTTCATATTCACCTGGTTTTAATTTCCATTGAGTGTGCTAGCTCAGAATTTAAActatttgtttatttattttgttccCACATAATTAAAGAGGCAAATGGAAAGCAAACTgcataataacaataaaaagcATCAGGTTTATATCAGACCTTCAAAGGCTTGCGCATGTCAAGTGCATATAACAGTCTTGTTTGACACATCTATGCTTCTAGTCATAATTAGACAACAAAACTATTACATAAATTTTAGTATGTAGCCTTAAAATTAGTCACTTTGAGCAATGTGCTCCATGCCTAAAGTGCTACataaagaaggaagaaaagCCAAATCACCTCAGCATGGTCTAGAGTCTCTAGACAAATTTAAGAAGCACCGCTATTGACCACTATAATGTTGCCAAATCCAAAGTCGAACTCTAAATTATGCTCTTGATCCTGAACATAATAGGAACATCAATACAGGTTTCAATTTCAGTAATTAATATGCACGTTGTTTCCAAGCTGCTTCAAAATCACAGTGAAGAGTATCTCAGCCTCTTCAAATTGTCCTTCAGAAAACTTCCTTATCCCAATATTTTATGTTCTCATGTTCCCGTAGCAGCCACTTTAAGTATTCCACTAATCACAGTGATTCAAGTAACATGTTGTAGGAGTAGGTTCCTTTACACAGCCTGATTTTGATTTGAAACTAATCTGAAacagagaaaaatagaaaaagtatgATGTGAAGCATTCTATGTAACAGTTGCCAAACAGAAGTGTGTAAGCGTGTTTGGTAATTGGTAAGAtgaaatttgaaaaatgaattatGTGAAACAAATCCATGAACAAAATAAAGAATCATGCTAGCAAAGATTCATACAAATTAAGTCTTAATTTAACTTGAAGTTGCTCATTGTAGAAAAGTCTGAATGTCTGCATAATGCAAAAGCATATAGCTTTTGTAGATAACCATCCCAAAATTGAACTCATGTAGAGAACACCATCTAATTAAGATATCTATTTTTCAACCATTTCAATTACATGAAGAATTATATTACATGCTCTTTACCTTAACTTTCTTGTTGTGCTGCTACCAACTTAATAAAGCAGGTGGGGCAAAGCTCAGCGCAGGTGTAGATGTCACGTCCCCATTAAAATTGGAGCTAGAATATGCGATGGTCGtgcagaagatgactcagatgGTAACTGCAAAAtgaaaaccaaataagaattaaCACTAAGCAATCACCGAAAAACGATTGCAAAGTAAAAATGTCTGAACCGCAAAATATGTCATAAATCCTTTTGTGATGAAATAAGAAACTAATGTAGAACAAAACatatatggtttttttttacagGAAAACCACATATATATCATTGATTAGGAATGAAAAGGGAAGATTGGTCCTCTAACAATATTGATCCTAAACCAACTGGACCTTCCTCAACCCATACATTATCAGGAAAAACAAAGGCATACTTTGCCATTAGATCAGCAACCATATTAGACTGGCGTTTTACATGAACAAAAGAGTATGTGCCTACATTAGAAATAATCATCTTACAGTCTTCCAGAATGGAATGCAGATATGATAAAGAAATACCCGGGGAATGCCATATTTTAGTAAGCATACTCCAATCTGTTTCTGCCAAGGTGGGATTGAATTTTCTTAGAGGTTTGTAGCACGCAGCAAATAATAAACCCCCCTGGACATCCCTAATAATCAAACCAAAGCCAGTTCTATGAGTATCTGAACATGTCGCATCAAAGTTCGCTTTCACAAATCCATATGAAGGTCGGTGCCACCGAAGCTGCTGCATAGGGCTCGCGTGAATGCTCCTCTCCACCGAGGGTTGGTCTGCTGCAGAATTCATGGACGACGCTAATTGAAGTGTTTGAGGAATAGCAAGCAGATAGCTATTGAGACTATGAAGCAGAGAATCCAAAACCTTGCAACTGTCAAGTTAGAATTTATATTTGAGACTTGATCCTGGAACtgcgaaaataaaaataaacaaaacataTTCAATTAAAACCAAGAAACTACTATCATGTACTTTTTATAGTGTATGCTCATGAACTTTATAGTGTATGCTTCCATTTACTTTATAGTAAAATTTACTTTAGTGTAACCTTTTGCATGTTGTTTTTTCAAAATCCTCTTCAAGTGTCATTCTTACTGGATCAATTAGCAGCCTCAGTCCTTAAGAAATTCCATCAGGATTTTTCATAAGAACAATCAAAGAGTTGAAGAGTTGACGATTTTGTGCGGCCAAACCCTAGTGGAAACGAAAGCAGCGCCGCAAGAGTTGCAGAGACGATAACTGGAAGCAATTTACCCAGAAGTTTTTGTGAGAAATTAAAGAGATAATTACGTTTCAGAAGGGGAGTCGAGACCTATTGATATGTTTCAGAAAGCGTAACTGCAGAAAAGGGAGAAGTTGGAAAGAGATgttttgaatgtaatggaaGAGAGAAAGTCAGGATGTCAACGGCCATGATCAAACTAAGGGACGGCCACGATTAATTTTCTATTCAATCAATAACACAATTACTGAAATAACCATTCAGAAAAATTCAATCATGTGGAATGTCAAATTGAATGACTGTATTATCAAATATAAACTCTAACCCCTCTTTTTTTACCTCCTAATTTCCACTCACTCAAGCTGATCTCACCTAAAAGATAAGCTGATCAATACCTCAATTGATTTTCATTTGGAAGTATAATTTACTCTGAAATGAGTAATGCTATCTAATTAAATGTATCTTTTTATGGCTATTATACTGCGAAATAATTATTGTAGCTATACAATTGGACAAACACGTTCTTAATGCAACAACCATATATAGGAGTAATAGATTTAATAGGTATGGAGATGAACTTACAGCTTCCATTAGCTTTCAACACGATCTCTGGCTGATTCTGAAGCATATGGTAGTACTGCCCCACAAAGTAAGTCCCAATCTGAATCAACACATATTATAGAGAAAGCAGGTGGATTTGACGATTTCACAAAAGGAAGAGAGATAATAGAGTACAGGGAAGGATAAATTTCAAAATGTAAATTACTGCATACTTTTTTGAAACTACTACTACTAAAATGTGGAACAATTGAAGGTGAAGTACAAATCATCCCCAATCCAACCTACAACTTGGCCACTCATTATGCATCAAATTTCTACTGTCGTTCCTATTTTCATTAGCAGAGACCCACGACCTACATATACTTGCCAAACTATGACAGTCAAACTAACCCATTCTAAAGCAAGCAATCCTATTGTGtgaaaattaaatcaaattgcATGATCATAAATCTTGTGCGGTACTCTCCCTTCCCATTCATTCACCATTGGTTAATAAATAGGCATATCCAATAGAATATAATG
This portion of the Lotus japonicus ecotype B-129 chromosome 3, LjGifu_v1.2 genome encodes:
- the LOC130745012 gene encoding uncharacterized protein LOC130745012, translated to MTESFFFGESQLIHAAGLENDNPEEQPSLAEPPIISIDVSHLYHTDQRFPLKDDLMKWVRDISMANNFVLVTTKSDSGAKGRKEYVILGCEKHGAYIPYREPDLVEGTSTQKTGCPFRLKGRRTKDDKGWWLKVMDGRHIHLAAESLVGHNYAGRLNSEAKEDVINQAKTWVPPRKMLASLKEKDPSNLTTIQQIYGVCKRFRQSVRGSLTEIQYLLKKLDGEKYVHFERNEPGSEVIRDIFWAHPNAVKLFNTFPYVVIMDCTYKTSKYKLPLLEIVGLTSTDKTYSIAFCYIGSETTEDYIWALECMKSLISDQSRLPRVIVTDRDLALLSAASQSLPTTTHLLCLWHINKCVLAKCKEYVGTDDFAQEVMDKWAELVDAPTVPEFEAHWIELFNMCKHKHKLKFATYCSTTWLVHKQKFAKAWTNHVMHFGTTTSNRAEGAHASLKLMLRNSKGDLATSWNASHSLTTNRHTEIVASFERSMNKIDHLFKTPFYTNIRGFVSIKCLKLIDAELTRMRACGGRCDCLLRETHGLPCGCQLADYERIPYEAIHPFWKSLSWEHVPVADTAFLHPYIGKITDVEDDGNCGYRSIAALMGHSAGQDGWPWVRATLIQELETNVVMYNRMWGTDVVYGLHNRLTLPIGDPCLYVLNTIGK